GGGAAGGTCGTCCCGGTACCTGGCTCATCAACACGGCACCCGCCGCGGTCGCTTCCTCCGATGTGGCGAGCGGCTCGGGTATTCGGAGGGGAAAGTCGCTCGTCGACAGGATCCGGAGGATTCGATGCTCTCTCGCGGCGCGCCGGGAGCCGTCGCGTCCGATCGTGACGCGAGCGACAGGGCCGTCGGGCAACACGGCGACCTGGTGAAATGCGCCATTCGTCGCACGGGCGGCAGACCAGTCCCACTCGGGCCAGAAGCGAGCGGCGACGACGCGCACGTCAGGTGGTGCGACATCCTGATCCACGGCCGATCCCATGGCCCACACCGTACCTGCCACCTGACGAGACGTGGCGTCCCATGGAGGAGCGGCCTCGCTCTCTTTGATTTGACATAATGTGCATTATCGGCTGTTTGATCCTTCTCAGAGGCATCCCGTGGTGATCACCCCGTGGATCGTTCCGTCGATCGTTGAACGATCGGCGATGCGCAGGGTGACCGTCGTGATCGGATCGAAGCGGATGTCCGTCTGGATCGCACGATCGACCTCGTACCCGGCGGCATCCCACGTCGCGAGGATCTTCTCCAGTGACGCCGCGTTGTCCTCGGTTGCGAACGCGAACGTCAGCGCCGATTGCGCGGTGCCACGATCGCATGTCGTCCGTGTCGGCGCGGACGACGCCACGGCGCGGCCGTCCGTGCCGACGGCTCCGGGAACCGCAGCGAGTGTCGCTGCGTACATGCGCTCCAGTTCCGCCTCGGCGCGTTCCAGACTGACGGGTGCCGGCGCAGTCGGCGTCGGCGACGGACGATCCGCCTGATACGTCGGACGCTTCAGCCCGCACTCCGGCACGTGCCCCGTCAGCTCAGGCACGGTCACCGTTTCGACGACACCACTGCCCGCGGAGGCAGCCGACACCCGCAGAGTTCCGTCCTCTTCCGAGGCGCCGTACGCGCCCTCGTGGAACGGCATCCCGCCATCCGCGTTCGAGATCGTCGCCACGCCGGTCGCAACGAGACCGTCCATGCGGTACAGGGAGCTCGAGCTCGACAGCCAGTGGTTCTCCTCGCGGACGAGGTAACCGGTGTCGCATCCGTCATCGTCGATGAGCGGCGACACGATGGTGGTCGGGAACGTCGCCAGGAACACACCTGCGCCCGCGACGAGCACCGCTCCGGTTGCCGCGACCCTCGCCACGATCACTCCAACGCGGCCCGCGACCCTCGTCGCTCGCAGACTGAAGACGAGGACAGTGAGGTCGATCACGCCCACCAGGATGAGCACAGCCACGATCTGCGGCGAATCCAGCGTCCCTACGAGAACCGTCGTGCCCTCGCCTTCCTCGCTCGTCGACACCGCTACGGCGATCATCGCTGCGGCGATGAGAACTGCCACCACCGCTGTGAGGACTCGGATGCCGACGGCCACGCGCCGTGCGTCAGCCACCCGTATCCTCGGCCGGCTCCCAGCGCAGCAAATCACCCGGTTGGCAGTCGAGCGCCTCGCAGAGCGCGTCGAGCGTCGTGAACCGGACGGCTTTCGCCCGGCCGTTCTTCAGCACCGCGAGGTTCGCCGGTGTGATGCCGATGCGGGCGGCCAGGTCACCCACGGCCATCTTCCGCCGCGCGAGCATGACATCGATGTCCACGACGATGGGCATCAGACGACCTCGTCGAGCTCGGAACGCATCTCGATCGCCTTCCGCAGCAGTGACCGCATCACCACGACCACCAAGGCCACTCCCCCGGTCGCCAACGCCGCAGCGTAGATGAGACCGACGACACCGGGGGCGATCCCCCCGGGCACGAGAAGCGTGGCCAAGACCGCCGTCAGCAGCGCTGCGACGCCGATGGCCGCGATTACGACATCGACGAAGCGGAAGGCGGCGGGAGAGAAGACCGCATCCACTGCAGCCATGGATACGAGCCGCCAAATGCAGATCGCAACGACCTGCAGGCAGACCAGCCACAGCGCGAGGACAGTCACAGCACTCACCCGCCAGCCGAAGGGGGTGCTCGCCAGATCGCGCCAGATTGCTGGCAGGATGACTGCCTGCACAGCGGCCGAGCCGATCAAGGATAGGCCGAGAACGCTGCGCAGGGCCACGATCGTCGTGCGACTCATTGTTGCCTTTCGATACTGATCTATCGAAAAACGATAGCCACTCCCCTGGTCGGATGCAAGCGACACGTCGCCGTAGGCTCGGAGCATGCTCGAGGTGCTGACTGGATTCGCCGTGATCGGCGTCGCGATCCTGCTGGGGTGGATCATCGGTCGCATCGACCTCCTCGGCCCCACCGGCGGACAGGTCCTCGGACGCCTGACCTTCTTCGTCCTCAGCCCCTTTCTGCTTTTCGTCGTGCTCGCCCGCGCCGACGTCGCGACGCTGTTCTCCGCTCTGTTGCCGGTTTCGGCGCTGTCCGCCCTCGCGGTCTTCACGATCTTCGCGGCGGTGTCGAAGTTCGTCTGGCGGCGCCCGGCGGGCGAGGTCCTGATCGGCCTCCTCTCGGCCGGGCAGGTCAACTCGAACAACATCGGCATCCCGCTATCGCTCTATCTGCTCGGCAGCGCGGCGTACCCGGCGCCGGTGATCCTGTTCCAGCTGCTGATCCTCACGCCCATCGTGATGGCGATCTTCGAGGCTCTCACCACGGATGGACGCCGACGCCCGTGGCCGATCCTGCGCCGGACGATCACCAATCCGATCGTCGTCGGGTCGCTCCTCGGCACGATCGTCTCGGCCAGCGGCATCCCCCTGCCTCCGATCGTCATCGACCCGCTCGAGCTGGTCGCCGGTGCGGCCGTCCCGGTGCTGTTGATCAGCTACGGAATCTCCCTCAACGGACAGCGGGTCCTCGGGACCCGGGGCCGGCGTCGCGACATACTGCTCGCGAGCGGACTCAAGCTGCTCGTCATGCCCCTCGCGGCTTGGCTGCTGTCGCGTTTCGCCTTCGGCCTCTCCCCCGCCGAGGTCCTCGTCGTCACGGTGCTCGCCGCGCTTCCGACGGCGCAGAACGTCTTCAACTATGCGCAGAGGTACACGATCGGGCAGACGATCGCCCGCGACACGGTGTTCCTTACGACGATCGGGTGCGTTCCCGTGCTGTTCCTGATCGTCGTCCTGCTCAGCCCCGGCACCTGAGCCGAGGGAGACAGCTCAGACGCCGAAGGAGCTCGTGTCGCCGATCAGACGGGTGTTGTCCGCGGGAATCGGCTCGACCGCCGCACGCGCGACCTCGGCCGCGAATTCCGACACGTTGTAAAGCTTCCCGGCACTCTCTCGACGCTCTGCGATCGCACCGGGGTTCGCGCGCTCGAGCAGGGTCGCCGTGATGGTGCCCTCGATCATGTCGCCCGAGACGACCACGAACTCGACGCCCTTTTCAGTGAGCGAGGGGATGCGCTCGCGGAGAGCGTCCTCACCGGCACGCTTCGAACGGGCAACGGGCTCGTACTCGGGCATCGTGGGCGTGGTGTGGATGAAGTGAGCCTGGTGGCTGGTCACGAAGACCACACGGCCACCGGCGGGGATCAGCGGCAGCGCCGCATCGAGGGCGCTGACCTGCGCATCGCGGTTCAGGGTGAGGGCGTAGTCCTCGGCCATGCCGCCCTCCATGCCGCCGGAGGCGTTCAGCACCAGGATGTCGAGCGACCCGAATCGCTCCTTCACCGCGGCGAACATCTCCGCGACGGATGCCGGATCAGTGAGGTCCGCTCCGACTGTCAGCACCTCGACGCCGAGTTCACGGAGTTCCGTCGCGAGCTTCTCTGCGCGCGGAGCCTTGTTCCGGAAGTTGATGACGACGTTCGCGCCCGCCTGCGCCAGGTAGCGCGCAGTGTCAGCGCCGATTCCCCGCGATGACCCGGTGACGAGGGCGGTCTTACCGGTCAGGGATGCGGCGGGGACGGGCTGCGACATGGGGCTCTCCTGCGAGGTGCTCGGTGGATGCCGAGGCGGACGGGGCATCGTCGAGCCTACCAATGGCGCCGGTTCGGCCT
This DNA window, taken from Microbacterium sp. MM2322, encodes the following:
- a CDS encoding helix-turn-helix transcriptional regulator translates to MPIVVDIDVMLARRKMAVGDLAARIGITPANLAVLKNGRAKAVRFTTLDALCEALDCQPGDLLRWEPAEDTGG
- a CDS encoding DUF2975 domain-containing protein, translating into MSLASDQGSGYRFSIDQYRKATMSRTTIVALRSVLGLSLIGSAAVQAVILPAIWRDLASTPFGWRVSAVTVLALWLVCLQVVAICIWRLVSMAAVDAVFSPAAFRFVDVVIAAIGVAALLTAVLATLLVPGGIAPGVVGLIYAAALATGGVALVVVVMRSLLRKAIEMRSELDEVV
- a CDS encoding AEC family transporter, producing MLEVLTGFAVIGVAILLGWIIGRIDLLGPTGGQVLGRLTFFVLSPFLLFVVLARADVATLFSALLPVSALSALAVFTIFAAVSKFVWRRPAGEVLIGLLSAGQVNSNNIGIPLSLYLLGSAAYPAPVILFQLLILTPIVMAIFEALTTDGRRRPWPILRRTITNPIVVGSLLGTIVSASGIPLPPIVIDPLELVAGAAVPVLLISYGISLNGQRVLGTRGRRRDILLASGLKLLVMPLAAWLLSRFAFGLSPAEVLVVTVLAALPTAQNVFNYAQRYTIGQTIARDTVFLTTIGCVPVLFLIVVLLSPGT
- a CDS encoding SDR family oxidoreductase translates to MSQPVPAASLTGKTALVTGSSRGIGADTARYLAQAGANVVINFRNKAPRAEKLATELRELGVEVLTVGADLTDPASVAEMFAAVKERFGSLDILVLNASGGMEGGMAEDYALTLNRDAQVSALDAALPLIPAGGRVVFVTSHQAHFIHTTPTMPEYEPVARSKRAGEDALRERIPSLTEKGVEFVVVSGDMIEGTITATLLERANPGAIAERRESAGKLYNVSEFAAEVARAAVEPIPADNTRLIGDTSSFGV